The region CTTGGATTGAAACTTCAGTGGCTATCTTATCCTTACCATTTGCAGAAGACAGAGTTTTATCTTGACTGGTAGATTTGGCTTTGGTTTGTTGATTCAGTTCTTGATCAATATACTTAACACCCTCAAGTACGTTTGGTCCACTAGGATGATGATTGTCTAGGAATTTGAACGGGTATTACTAAGAATACAAGAAGCTGGAAGGGAAACGCCATTCATATTCAGATTCAGTCGGTTGATGACAACATATGAATGACCAAATTTCCTCACTTGAATTGAATCAAATTTGTTAAAATACCCTAGctctaaaaatgattttcccaaaaaaccatttttttttccagggAACCcaaaactaaaatgaaaaatcattCCCCATGGGACAGAACAACCGGGGGTGGTGTGaccagaaaaatgatttttagggGAAATACTATTTCATTCATGGGGGAATAGCAATTCCTTACCTTTTTTtgaggaataattattcctttTTTAGGGAATAGGTAATCCCATAACCAGATAATGGAATAAATATTACACAGGAATGGTCATTCCATTCTTAACTACATTCCTGCGTAATCCTGGAATCCTACTTACCATTGCAGATTCAATCAGTTATTAAAGGACACAATAAACTGTAGCTTTTACTTCAGAAAGCTATAAGAGGAGCATAAAAGAACCAACCAACAAAGATGGACCAAACAGAGATGAGCTAACATTTGGGGTTACCCTGTAGTCTGTACTTTATTAGCCAAACTGATAAGCCTCAAACACTAAAGAACCATAACTTTATTTAATAGCGAGATATTGGTAGGGATACCACTATTATTTCTATAGTCCTAAATGTTCAATGTGTATAAATCAGTTAAGTAATCTCCCATGTTTCTTCCACGTACAAATCCCTTCATATTTTGTAGCATTGATCTTTGGGGTGTCTATTAGCTATAAGACcattaaaagataataaaaatggGAACCATAAGAAAGAACCAGAAAGCTATTCAAGTAACCTTACGTTtattatatgcatataaatgACGAGCAAAAATCAAACtacatatcaaaaaaatttccaacaaaGGAATTCAAATCAAACGAAGATATCACCGAAAACATAAAGACTCGAGAGAAGAGTGTAGAGAGAACCGAATCAAATCCCACCAAAATCAAGTAGCAACAGACACCTTTGGAAGCTCCTTCCTCTTGAGATATTGCTGCAGCACGGCAAGCCTAGCTGTCTCGAACGCGAAGTACCCCAACGCCGAGAAACACGCACTGTGAACAACTCTGGGCCCCATTCCTCTGGACAGCCCAACCCACCCTTCATCCTTCAGTATCTGCTTCACCGTGGCCGCGACCCCGCTATACATCGCCGCCGCAACCTTATTCACAGCCTCACTTCCTTGAAGCTGAGTCATCAACCTCGTCTTTACCACGTCAAGCGGCGTCGTGATGGACGCTGATATCGCCCCGGCCAGTGCCCCACAACACACGCTCTGAACCGGCTCCAGGTGGGTCTTCCCCGTCCTTCTCAGCACCGCGGCTTTCAAGTACTCGAACGACGAGTAGCTCAACACCCCAGCCGGCAAATTCCTCAGCAATGTGGCAGAGTAACCTGCGTACAAGCCCAGCACACCGTCTTTCTCCAAAATCCTCAACAAGACCTCCCAAGAGCGCCCCTTGGCCCCAGCCTGCATTCGCTGCGTGATCAACTCCTTGGGCACCATTATCGCCGACGACACGATGTTCCCCATCGCCCCGGCGGTCGGGGGAACAAGCACAGAAGGGTACTGGTCGAGCTTGGACAAGATCGACTTCCCCAGCTCGCAGGTGCCGAAGTACACGGCGGAGGAGGCGGTAGAGCCGACAATCACCGCGGACACGCCGCTGTAGAACCCGAGTATCCCTTTCTCCTGGAAGGTCTTGGCGATGGCGTCGAAGGTGTTGGCATAGATTTGGAACGCGCCCTTGGTCTGGAGCTTGGTTTTGATGGTGTCGAGCGGGTAGAGACAGACGTAGGTGAAGGCGCCAGCAATGCCGCCACCGGCCGCGCCGATGAGTGCGCGCTCGAGGTCCGAGAGGCTCTTGAGAAGGGCCTTCTGGGCATTGGCCTTTGGGAGTTTTAAGGAAGTGGAGGCGAAGGAGAGGTGGGAATTGGATTTGGGGTTGGGATTTGGGGAAGATATGAGAGTGGAAGCGAGGTGGGTGAAGAGGGAATTGAAATCTGTGAGAGACTGTGGGTGGGGATTGTAGGATGGGGAGGGGAGGCCTAGAGAGGCCGAGATTCGGGTGTCCATGGCTGATGGCTATGTTCAACGTGTTTGCGCTCTCTCCCTCTTATCTCGTCCTCTGGTTTTCGTCCCTGCGCTCCAATCAAGTGAAGGAAAATGGAGGCGGAGAAAGCTCGAGGGACGCATCTAAACGGTGCGTGCTCGCTTGGTGAAGACGGTGCCGTTTTAAGCTCAagaacctcttttttttttttctttttttttaacatgtccatATAAGAAGAGGAATAGGAGATTTAAACTAATGACATTCGCTTTATGGCGTGgtccccaaccgattgagctacccagCCGATTGAGTTGTCCCTTGAGACAAGCTCAAGAACCTTGATACCACGTTTTTTGACTTTTGTTCGAGTTCTGCTACAATTCGGtacatattttttacaaactgaaGTGATGATGTAAACGgttgttaataaaatattaaaaacagaTGCTAGGTGCACTCCCAAATGCATATTTCTTAATGTGACAATAAATTTgtaattcatttaaaatttaatgataatttttaaaccTGTATAAGTAATTACAATTAGCGGTTATTAGATTTTAATAACCAATAACTAGCAGTTAATAATCACTTTTAATACATGGGCTTTTGGGCCTATTGATGGTGTTTTGGGCATTCAtcgaaataaaataacaaaatacaattaaaattgacaacataatgaaaacgtatatatatattactacagGATTACTGTGATTAACAAAATTCATAATAatccacttttctttttcttttatggatACTTGATATAGGTCTCAGATGTTTAGGCGTACAGCAAGTACGCGACAAATGTCTTTTCATATTACACCTATAACATTTATCGATCTTCATAGTTCTTTGTAGGTTTATtctgtaaacctttgtttttatattctttcgcCTCAGTGTGGTTCCACTTCTAGTGGAAATAaacatttcttttgtaagaattatgagtaCGTTCTCATTGacctctataatatatatatatatatattctaccacGTTCACGTCCACGATAATGGTTTCCTTTATTACCACAAAATGAGGTTCTATTTACTTCAATAAATGGTGTAGAACTCGTTGGATGAGAttggtgatttttcattaatagctcgttgttttgctcagctactagaagacaagatattagttCAGAATATCTTGTAAAATTACGCTATCGATATTGCTGCTGCAAGAGCACATTCGAGGcatgaaatatggtatatatcatcATAAGTGCACAGTTTTAATTGTGAGCTGATTTTAAAGAGTGCAACTTCAGATACATCCAACAATAATGAGCTTTTTGGGAGGATAACTGTCTTCTGGTACTTGTATCTCTCCCTTAAATTATTCCACAAGGTCAAAGGATCTTTTACTATaaggtactcatttttatttaattcatcaTGTAGATGATGGCgaataaaaattattgttttagcGCGATCCTGCTGTgatgcttgattttcattcATTGCTTTAGCACGATCCTGCtgggatgcttgattttcactcttaatagtatttccaagattcatagcattataaaatgataacattttagttcatattaatcTCACATGGATCATAAAATTCATATGttttaatatgattcttaaaacaaTACAAATTTCTAAAcatatgttagaatgttaattaacaaaatagataataagattattaaatcttaaagAGACTTACAATGATTTAAGAATATCCCACGgatagcttttgatgttgaagatcaaaagaacacaacaacGAGCTAGAGCTTCGTGCTAATAATgtgttgtaaaatcaaagaaaataacaaaacaatataaatagattgcaatatgtgaaactagttcttcaggaactatgtatgattcttctttattattatgttgcattttattcttttttcttttttgcttattttaaataattttttgagttgtttttctaaataaaaaggattgattcaataataataaaagcctATATTTTGGGCTTTGGTGATAGgtgcattatatatatttagttcCAACAAGTATTTTGGGCTTTCATTAACAACTATTatagaaaaactttacttataactcttgatctttcattacttttgaaataaggtactcaaattttaaaaagtctcaATTTAGGAGattcatctttcaattgttttcaattttaaccattcgttataattttctgttaaatcttataaaaatactcaaaatacccctgtatttggtttcaaacaaaaattataaacaaaatttcaaagattcatgcatgagtatttttgtaaattccgttaaattcttaccaacacctaaatctttgcaattttttttctttttttttttcctaaaaaaaaaagggatattttgagaattttgataggatttaacagaaaattatagtagatggttaaaattaaaaaaaaaaataaaaaaaattgaaagatggataccctaaattaacactttttaaagtttgagtaccttatttcaaaagtgttgAATGATTAATggttataaatgaagttcttCCGACTAGTAATTGTTGCAGATGTAACAAGACTAATGAAGACACGAATAAGAGAATGTCTGAAAGTTTCAACAAATAAGTTTTGCATagggaaaattacagtttaacctCCCAAATTACCACTCGTTTTGCGTATAGCCCCACAAACTGtcaacactccgactccggcccccaaactaccaaaatctttgaaaaatgccccATTTGGCAAAATATTCACGTATTACCCCTGtcatatgtcattttttaattattatttttttttttacaaaaaaagaagtaaactaaaaaaaaaacttaatttttttttttcaaaaaaaaaaaagaggaaaatgagGTGGCCTatgagccacccctagggctcggggGGTGGAGCGCgaccacccccagtggctgggagtggccgcgtgccacccaccgagccctaggggtggcttttcgAGCCACCCTAAATGGATTTTGggaagccacccctagggcttggcagccaccccaaaccccatattttcgggtttttttttttttttttttaaaaaaaaaaaatagtttttttagtttttaattttttatcattttttaattgaaaaatgacacgtggcaggggtaatatggagatatttcaccaaatggggcatttttcaaaggttttggtagtttggtaggcCAGAGTCGGAGTGTTGGTAGTTTGACAGTTTGTAAGGCTAAACGCAAAACGAGTGGTAATTTGGagctaaaaattaaaatgatatttttccttttgcatATTTATCTGCAGCTTTCAGCTTCTGCGAGATACAACTATTATTAACTGGATTTCATTTTCTACCGAGACCTAAGATGCTTATTTGTCAAAGTGatattgttttaataatttgagcatgattattttatgaattaatATGGTTATTTACAGGGGCGGAGCCGGCTTTCGCAATTtgggggtcaaattgaaaaaaaataataaaaaaaataaaaattaagggtaaaattttaatttaaaaaaaaataaataaaaacctttGGGCGTTGCTACCTCCGCCCCCCGATTATTTATTTTCGATGAATTTGACACGTTTTAAGATGTTTTAAgatttatgaaatgaaagatGAAATGCATTATAATCATGACATACTACATTACTAATTTACTATTGCACCGAATGGATAATAAggcatttaatttaataaaaattgggggTGAATCCCCAGCTTGAGGAGAGTACGGCCCAAGGCTGTTAGCCTAATAATAACAAGATAAGAGTAAGCCCGGTGGAGGAAGGCCCATTTAGCCAAATCGTGGGTGGTATTTTTAAGCTTTAACACTCTTCCaacctatttaaatatttttggaatgGCCACTGAAGGATAACCCACAAGGCCAGTTGATAGGCCAAGCCCGCCAAGGCTTCAGctgataatatatttttaggtCCCTTTCAAATTATGGGTAGGCTTGGCCTATCAACTGAAAGCCTTATTGAATGCCTGGTTCCACCGCATCACTACTCTTCTACATGACACACAGCTTGTGACAAAGACCTGGGCCTAGTATgcctttctttgttttgcagTGTCGGAAGACATTGCTTTCATTTATATTTCATGcatttatttctctttcaatttattttagataATTAGACTATGAAAATTATGCACACAACTAAACGATGCGGTAGTAAATGTGGTAGTGCCACTGTGCCACGCAAACTGCTGtctcaatttgtaagaaattataaaaagcCGTAACACCTAAAACATTtctcaataaataaattatgtttaacCAATTTATGGAGGTAAACATAAAATTTACCAAGTTCTGAGAATTTTAAGGGTTGCATACCATATCAATTTGTAAGGAATTATACTACAGCTacccaaaataattttaaaaaaataaataaagataggATTTTAAGtgaaaactttacttaaccccttgaacttttatcatttttgtaattaccattttaaactttaaaaactctcaatttaatgtatctatctttcaattattatttttttcaatttcacccgtccattaaattttaatagaaatgtgtcaaaactttcaaaatactcttcattttttgttaggaaaaaaattgaaaaaaaaaatgcaaagaattTAAGCATTGCTcaagatttaatggaattttacaaaaatactcaagtatgaattttttatatatatttatgaagaaaaaaaatagagtattTTGATAAGTTTGAGATGATTTAACGAAAATCATAATGAattagtgaaattaaaaaaaattaaaagattaatacactaaattatGAGTTCTTGAAATTCAAaaggattaaataaaattttccctaattttAACTACTTTAGAGAGTGAGATAAGTAAACATAAAATTTACCGAAATTCTGAGAATTTTGTAGGATTGCTTAAAGAAGATTACTTCTATTGTCTCCTCGCAAAAGATTTGAAATTGAGTTCTgtgaagagagaaataaagTTGTAATAAGTCAGAAAAGTAATATGGAAAAATATTACCTTTTACTGTTTAGTTTCATGAACTATACTTTTAAAATACAttattaaaagagagagagagagagagagagtacaagTTACCTTTTACTGCTCGGTAAGTGCCATGAATCCATGATACATGTTTCCATGTGCTTGATTTGAATGGTAaaataataagtttttttttttaacagttgaTCTAGAAATTAGAA is a window of Alnus glutinosa chromosome 4, dhAlnGlut1.1, whole genome shotgun sequence DNA encoding:
- the LOC133866650 gene encoding protein MITOFERRINLIKE 1, chloroplastic; the protein is MDTRISASLGLPSPSYNPHPQSLTDFNSLFTHLASTLISSPNPNPKSNSHLSFASTSLKLPKANAQKALLKSLSDLERALIGAAGGGIAGAFTYVCLYPLDTIKTKLQTKGAFQIYANTFDAIAKTFQEKGILGFYSGVSAVIVGSTASSAVYFGTCELGKSILSKLDQYPSVLVPPTAGAMGNIVSSAIMVPKELITQRMQAGAKGRSWEVLLRILEKDGVLGLYAGYSATLLRNLPAGVLSYSSFEYLKAAVLRRTGKTHLEPVQSVCCGALAGAISASITTPLDVVKTRLMTQLQGSEAVNKVAAAMYSGVAATVKQILKDEGWVGLSRGMGPRVVHSACFSALGYFAFETARLAVLQQYLKRKELPKVSVAT